The following are encoded together in the Sulfurospirillum tamanense genome:
- a CDS encoding DUF6394 family protein produces MDWGKVTYIFFALMSLTTTAGFLYDNNEIALFVAASINLASTLLKIGVRNILSAELFASSLVADLHLIPAFIIMQVSGNLTIAISLAIGAVIANVFSLALVLIESAKTRDEF; encoded by the coding sequence ATGGATTGGGGAAAGGTAACCTATATCTTTTTTGCGCTGATGAGTCTCACGACCACAGCGGGATTTTTGTACGATAATAATGAAATCGCCCTTTTTGTGGCCGCAAGTATTAATCTTGCTTCCACGTTGCTTAAAATTGGGGTGCGCAACATTCTCTCAGCAGAACTGTTTGCCAGCTCTTTGGTAGCAGACTTGCACCTGATTCCTGCATTTATTATTATGCAAGTTTCAGGAAACCTAACCATCGCTATTTCATTGGCCATTGGTGCCGTGATTGCTAATGTGTTTTCGTTGGCGCTTGTGTTGATTGAGTCAGCAAAAACACGTGATGAATTTTAA
- the secF gene encoding protein translocase subunit SecF: MQIFSKDKTYGFMSKSPFFLAFSLFLVLASLFLLGTRGLNYGIDFSGGTLIQVKYDAPVALDNIRQKIVQTPLFKDASVTRFGSEEEVVIRFSGSSQNVDEDVGDLARSQLEGTGNFEIRRVDMVGPKVGAELREKGLMAFLVSIIAILIYIAYRFEWRFAIAAIIALVHDISIVVGALVLFRVDINLDILAALLTILGYSLNDTIIIFDRIRESVRESKTLNLQIVIDYSVSQTLSRSLLTSLTTFFVVLTLFSFGGEIIHGFGFTLLVGILVGTYSSVFVASPTLQWLRFDVKGYKAKEAEAEKRRLEKEKMRAQYEKGIV, translated from the coding sequence ATGCAGATTTTTTCAAAGGATAAAACCTACGGCTTTATGAGCAAGAGCCCATTTTTTCTTGCATTTTCTCTATTTTTAGTGTTGGCTTCGTTGTTTCTTTTGGGGACAAGAGGCCTTAATTATGGGATTGATTTTTCTGGCGGCACGCTTATTCAAGTGAAGTACGATGCTCCTGTTGCCTTAGACAATATTCGCCAAAAAATTGTCCAAACGCCTTTGTTTAAAGACGCTTCGGTTACACGGTTTGGCTCAGAAGAAGAAGTCGTCATTCGTTTTTCAGGTTCTAGTCAAAATGTGGATGAAGACGTTGGCGATTTAGCGAGAAGCCAGCTTGAAGGCACTGGGAATTTTGAAATTCGCCGCGTAGATATGGTGGGCCCAAAGGTTGGGGCAGAGCTTCGTGAAAAAGGTTTGATGGCATTTTTGGTCTCGATTATTGCTATTTTAATCTACATTGCCTATCGGTTTGAGTGGCGTTTTGCTATTGCTGCTATCATCGCCCTTGTGCACGACATTTCCATTGTTGTGGGGGCTTTGGTTTTATTTCGCGTGGATATTAACCTCGATATTTTAGCAGCACTGCTGACGATTTTGGGTTATTCACTTAATGATACCATCATTATTTTTGACCGTATTCGCGAGAGTGTGCGAGAATCTAAGACCCTTAATTTGCAGATTGTGATTGATTATTCAGTGTCACAAACCCTCTCGCGTAGCTTGTTGACCTCTTTGACAACATTTTTCGTTGTGTTGACCCTCTTTTCATTTGGGGGAGAGATTATTCATGGGTTTGGATTCACCTTGCTTGTAGGTATTTTGGTGGGAACGTATAGCTCCGTGTTTGTGGCCTCCCCAACCCTTCAGTGGTTGCGATTTGATGTAAAAGGCTACAAAGCAAAAGAAGCCGAGGCAGAAAAACGACGGCTTGAAAAAGAAAAGATGCGAGCCCAGTATGAAAAAGGTATTGTGTAA
- the secD gene encoding protein translocase subunit SecD has translation MPKSGVTYRLVIFALAILLGIGFALPTFLQTEKGAKITLGLDLQGGLHMLLGVETDEALHSKIKSIASNIKFFTDDSGILVDNLRVRQDRVSVTLLDPDEEAKLDTMLAEISGLVVEKTGLNYVVSLSEEEKLNTAQYAINQAVETIRNRLDQFGLAEPTVARQGEESILVELPGIKTAEDEQRARELIAKAAHLQLMAVDSKRQDQVYTMTAAEAASYGNVIFPDARNAQQKHLVQAIPILDGSMLTDARVAFDQNNQPVINFSLNSQGAKIFGDFTGKNVGNYLAIVLDDKVYSAPVIRERIGGGSGQISGAFSIQEAHDLAIALRSGALLAPVKLLEKRSIGPSLGADSVKASLTALILGFVAVVIFMVIYYGLVGVIANVALISNLFIIISVMALFGATLTLPGMAGIVLTVGMAVDANVIINERIRELLRSGVSIKKAVEQGYANALSAILDANITTLIAAVVLYSYGTGPIKGFAVTISIGILASMLTAILGTHGVYDLLMNRIERSKNMALWFGMKRG, from the coding sequence ATGCCTAAAAGCGGTGTGACATACCGGCTAGTGATTTTTGCACTAGCCATTCTTTTGGGTATCGGTTTTGCGTTGCCCACTTTCTTGCAAACCGAAAAAGGGGCAAAAATCACCCTAGGCCTTGACCTTCAAGGGGGGCTTCATATGCTTCTTGGGGTAGAAACCGACGAAGCACTGCATTCTAAAATCAAATCTATCGCTTCAAATATCAAATTTTTTACTGACGATAGTGGCATTCTTGTGGATAATTTGCGTGTACGTCAAGACCGCGTCAGTGTCACTTTGCTTGATCCTGATGAAGAGGCCAAGCTGGACACTATGTTGGCAGAAATCTCAGGTTTGGTGGTGGAAAAAACTGGGCTAAATTACGTGGTAAGTCTTAGTGAAGAAGAAAAGCTAAACACCGCTCAGTACGCCATTAATCAAGCAGTTGAAACCATCCGAAACCGTTTGGACCAATTTGGCTTAGCGGAACCGACGGTCGCAAGGCAAGGGGAAGAGAGTATTTTGGTGGAGCTTCCAGGTATAAAAACTGCCGAGGATGAGCAGCGCGCCAGAGAGCTCATTGCTAAGGCCGCCCATCTTCAACTCATGGCCGTAGATAGTAAACGGCAAGATCAAGTTTATACCATGACAGCCGCAGAAGCCGCTTCTTATGGCAATGTCATCTTTCCTGATGCGCGCAATGCGCAACAAAAACACCTCGTACAAGCCATTCCCATCCTTGATGGCAGTATGCTTACCGATGCTAGAGTGGCTTTTGACCAAAACAATCAACCTGTGATTAACTTTTCCCTCAATAGCCAAGGGGCGAAGATTTTTGGCGATTTTACGGGTAAAAATGTGGGCAATTATCTTGCTATTGTGTTGGATGATAAAGTCTATTCCGCCCCTGTGATTCGTGAGCGCATTGGGGGAGGAAGTGGACAAATCAGTGGCGCGTTTAGCATACAAGAAGCCCACGATTTAGCCATTGCGCTTCGCAGTGGCGCGCTCTTGGCGCCTGTGAAACTTTTGGAAAAACGCAGCATCGGGCCTTCTTTGGGTGCTGATAGCGTTAAAGCAAGCTTGACAGCACTCATTTTGGGCTTTGTGGCAGTGGTGATTTTTATGGTAATTTACTACGGCCTTGTGGGCGTGATTGCTAATGTGGCCCTTATCTCCAATCTATTTATTATTATTTCAGTAATGGCACTTTTTGGTGCGACACTCACTTTGCCTGGAATGGCGGGGATTGTGTTGACTGTGGGGATGGCGGTGGACGCTAATGTGATTATTAATGAGCGCATCCGTGAGCTTTTGCGTTCAGGGGTTAGCATTAAAAAAGCAGTAGAGCAAGGGTATGCCAACGCATTGAGCGCTATCTTGGATGCCAACATTACGACACTCATCGCTGCTGTGGTATTGTATTCGTATGGCACGGGACCTATTAAGGGATTCGCTGTGACTATTAGTATTGGGATTTTGGCCTCCATGTTAACAGCGATTTTAGGAACACATGGTGTGTATGATTTATTAATGAACCGCATTGAACGCAGTAAAAACATGGCGTTGTGGTTTGGCATGAAGCGAGGGTAG
- the yajC gene encoding preprotein translocase subunit YajC, with product MSGDGNIFASLLPLVVLFAIFYFLVIRPQQKQAKEHKAMVSSLEKGDKVITNGGIICEVYKPEEDFIKVKLNDEIIVKVSREYIAKKLDA from the coding sequence ATGTCAGGCGATGGAAATATTTTTGCTTCACTTCTTCCCCTCGTGGTGCTCTTTGCAATTTTTTACTTTCTTGTGATTAGGCCGCAGCAAAAGCAGGCAAAAGAACACAAAGCAATGGTAAGCTCACTGGAAAAAGGCGACAAGGTTATCACCAACGGAGGCATTATCTGCGAAGTGTACAAGCCCGAGGAGGATTTTATCAAAGTCAAACTTAATGACGAGATTATCGTCAAAGTATCGCGTGAATATATCGCGAAAAAACTCGATGCCTAA
- a CDS encoding apolipoprotein N-acyltransferase produces MKQKYFHRLTYESFRYKILREYFNTSIIINAFFCALLLSAFLYLEHFDFTFWALHVSLALLGLALLFSQDSRGLFWTGFFLGIAWFYWIALSFTYYGFGYLIPLGVLGIGLCYGFLFWICGKFHESPWVKASLFFGLGFIAPFGFNWLDWRLLFINTPFNLSYFALGLIMAGVVWFLTCKGKKRVFSLLFFLFALEGTRPAPFVLPFEIVLANSTIPQSQKWDKNYQEAQINAVFEDIHRAIQTNARAIVFPESALPLYLNLHPERIKELQTLSFSIGIFIGALSAEKEGVYNSTYFFDQGVLRVAHKVILVPFGESIPFPRMIKEAINHFFYGGASDFLVAKRPSDFLVEGVALRNAICFEATKPQLFAGNPRFMVASSNNAWFTPSIQPTLQRLLLKLYASVHNTTIYHSANGSPSEVVYPKPSGPLAAIETLLQERLKAF; encoded by the coding sequence GTGAAGCAAAAATATTTCCATCGCCTGACATACGAATCCTTTAGGTATAAAATTTTAAGGGAGTATTTTAACACTTCTATTATAATAAACGCCTTTTTCTGCGCGCTTCTTCTTTCAGCTTTCCTCTATCTTGAGCACTTTGACTTTACTTTTTGGGCTTTACATGTAAGCCTCGCCTTACTAGGTCTTGCACTGCTATTTTCGCAAGACTCAAGAGGTTTGTTTTGGACGGGGTTTTTTCTGGGAATAGCTTGGTTTTACTGGATTGCACTCAGCTTTACATACTACGGGTTTGGCTATTTGATACCCCTTGGCGTGCTAGGGATTGGGCTGTGTTATGGTTTTTTATTTTGGATATGTGGCAAATTTCATGAAAGCCCCTGGGTAAAAGCTTCCCTTTTTTTTGGCTTGGGTTTTATTGCCCCTTTTGGGTTTAATTGGCTTGACTGGCGTTTGCTTTTTATCAATACCCCCTTTAATCTCAGCTATTTTGCCTTAGGGCTTATTATGGCTGGTGTTGTGTGGTTTCTTACATGTAAAGGAAAAAAACGCGTTTTTAGCCTTTTGTTTTTTCTTTTTGCCCTTGAAGGAACAAGGCCTGCGCCCTTTGTGCTTCCTTTTGAGATTGTGCTGGCAAATAGCACCATCCCCCAGTCTCAAAAGTGGGATAAAAACTACCAAGAAGCACAAATAAACGCAGTTTTCGAAGACATTCACCGTGCCATCCAGACCAACGCGCGTGCTATTGTTTTTCCTGAGAGTGCTTTGCCCCTTTACCTCAACCTCCATCCTGAACGCATCAAAGAACTTCAAACTCTCTCGTTTTCAATTGGTATTTTTATAGGGGCGTTAAGTGCGGAAAAAGAAGGAGTCTATAACTCCACTTATTTTTTCGACCAAGGTGTTTTACGGGTTGCCCACAAGGTAATTTTGGTTCCTTTTGGTGAATCCATCCCGTTTCCCAGGATGATAAAAGAGGCAATCAATCACTTTTTTTACGGGGGGGCGAGTGACTTTTTGGTTGCCAAAAGACCCAGTGATTTTTTAGTAGAAGGGGTGGCGTTGCGTAATGCTATCTGCTTTGAAGCCACCAAGCCCCAACTGTTTGCGGGTAATCCGCGCTTCATGGTTGCTTCAAGCAACAACGCATGGTTTACGCCCTCTATTCAACCCACCTTACAGCGTTTGCTCTTAAAGCTTTACGCTTCAGTGCACAACACCACCATTTATCACAGTGCCAATGGCTCGCCCAGTGAGGTTGTCTACCCCAAACCAAGCGGGCCATTGGCTGCGATAGAAACCTTACTTCAAGAGCGCCTTAAAGCTTTCTAG
- the metK gene encoding methionine adenosyltransferase: METRSHYLFTSEVVSPGHPDKCADIISDSIVDALLIANPNARVASEVFVAGKHVVVGGEVNTTSHPDYEQIVKEALVKIGYDGKSAFTKEQCLHPDDVNVQVLLNQQSPDINQGVDQKDGEIGAGDQGIMFGFATCETADFMPSAITYARMLCDKVYHYALAHNHKLGVDIKTQVTMDYGTKQNFEECLPQKIHTIVVSAPSVEGMDIKEVRALIKGLIDDTGLPPHLYDPNDTIIHINPTGRYVNHSPLHDSGLTGRKLIVDSFGGYSPIGGGAQSSKDYTKVDRSGLYAARWIAKNIVAAGLAKKCIVQLSYAIGVAKPVSISVDSMGTCAKGIDDDALSLFVAKEYSLTPRWITQKFNLDKPSKETFLYADVAARGQVGQSDYPWENLDALESFKALLK; the protein is encoded by the coding sequence ATGGAAACACGCTCCCATTACCTTTTTACCTCAGAAGTAGTTAGCCCTGGGCACCCTGATAAGTGTGCAGATATCATTTCTGATAGCATCGTAGATGCGCTGTTGATTGCCAACCCCAATGCTCGTGTTGCTTCAGAAGTATTTGTTGCTGGCAAACACGTGGTTGTAGGTGGCGAAGTTAACACCACATCACATCCTGATTATGAACAAATTGTCAAAGAGGCGCTAGTCAAGATTGGCTATGATGGCAAATCCGCTTTCACGAAAGAACAGTGCTTGCATCCTGACGATGTTAACGTTCAAGTGTTATTAAACCAACAATCTCCTGACATTAACCAAGGTGTAGACCAAAAAGACGGCGAAATTGGCGCAGGGGATCAAGGGATTATGTTTGGGTTTGCTACGTGTGAAACCGCTGATTTTATGCCCTCGGCCATTACTTACGCGCGCATGTTGTGCGACAAGGTCTACCATTATGCTCTAGCCCACAACCACAAACTCGGGGTGGATATTAAAACCCAAGTAACGATGGATTATGGCACAAAACAAAATTTTGAAGAGTGTTTGCCGCAAAAAATCCACACGATTGTCGTCTCTGCCCCTTCGGTTGAGGGGATGGATATTAAAGAGGTGCGCGCACTCATCAAGGGGCTCATTGATGATACAGGGCTTCCGCCACACTTGTACGACCCCAACGACACCATTATCCATATCAATCCCACAGGGCGTTATGTTAACCACAGCCCTTTGCACGATTCGGGACTGACGGGGCGCAAATTGATTGTCGATAGCTTTGGCGGGTATTCGCCCATTGGTGGTGGTGCGCAATCGAGTAAAGACTACACAAAAGTAGACAGAAGCGGCCTCTACGCGGCCCGTTGGATTGCTAAAAATATTGTTGCAGCAGGGTTGGCCAAAAAGTGCATTGTGCAGCTAAGTTATGCTATTGGGGTGGCTAAACCTGTGTCGATTTCTGTAGATTCCATGGGCACATGCGCTAAGGGAATTGATGATGATGCGCTCTCCTTGTTTGTAGCAAAAGAGTACAGCCTTACACCACGTTGGATTACACAAAAATTCAACCTCGATAAACCCAGTAAAGAGACTTTTTTGTACGCAGATGTCGCCGCGCGTGGCCAAGTTGGGCAGAGTGATTACCCGTGGGAAAACCTCGACGCACTAGAAAGCTTTAAGGCGCTCTTGAAGTAA
- a CDS encoding AEC family transporter translates to MVAVMWQIAPIMLFVALGYGFKRVKRDISKELVEFVMFFSLPAIAIVQINKLEFDASISGMLWIAYGALGLSLVVSFVAGKLMGLGRKDLATLMLVCSFGNTSFVGLSYIEALYSSEEVIYGLMYDQLVTFIGLLTVGVVLISWGGGHGERPKALAKKIVFSPPLLAIMVAIIVRDMAIPAPLLSVLEKLELTLIPLVTIVVGMKLEFRTMFQNFHHSAMVLGLKLAVIPLLVFGVVYPFVDMSQTWVKVTLLEVAMPTMTMATVFAIEGGLNRHLAINALGLGIVASFVSIPLWNYFLHLW, encoded by the coding sequence ATGGTGGCAGTAATGTGGCAGATAGCACCTATTATGTTGTTTGTGGCGTTGGGATATGGGTTTAAGCGCGTAAAGCGGGATATTTCCAAAGAGCTGGTTGAGTTTGTCATGTTCTTTTCACTCCCTGCCATCGCTATCGTGCAGATTAATAAACTGGAATTTGACGCATCCATTTCAGGAATGCTGTGGATTGCCTATGGGGCGTTGGGGCTTTCTTTGGTGGTGAGTTTTGTGGCAGGAAAACTCATGGGGCTGGGGCGCAAAGACCTTGCAACGTTGATGTTGGTTTGTTCATTTGGCAACACCTCTTTTGTGGGTCTTTCGTATATTGAGGCACTGTACTCTTCCGAGGAGGTGATTTACGGCTTGATGTACGACCAATTGGTGACATTTATTGGGCTTTTGACCGTAGGAGTGGTGCTGATTTCATGGGGCGGGGGGCATGGGGAACGCCCCAAAGCGTTGGCTAAAAAAATTGTCTTTTCCCCGCCGTTACTGGCGATTATGGTAGCGATTATCGTGCGCGACATGGCGATTCCAGCTCCCCTTCTTAGTGTGCTTGAAAAACTGGAATTGACTTTAATTCCTTTGGTGACTATTGTGGTGGGCATGAAGCTGGAGTTTAGAACCATGTTTCAAAACTTTCACCACAGTGCGATGGTGCTTGGGTTAAAGCTCGCGGTTATTCCCTTGCTTGTTTTTGGGGTGGTGTATCCTTTTGTCGACATGAGCCAAACTTGGGTTAAAGTGACCCTTTTGGAGGTGGCGATGCCCACCATGACGATGGCGACAGTGTTTGCCATCGAAGGAGGACTGAACCGCCATTTGGCGATTAATGCATTGGGCCTTGGCATCGTGGCAAGTTTTGTGAGTATTCCTTTATGGAATTACTTTTTGCACCTTTGGTAG
- the aat gene encoding leucyl/phenylalanyl-tRNA--protein transferase, with protein sequence MLNSLPFLKEGEAFPDPSSGPKEGLLAWGGELSVSRLRTAYRSGIFPWFNEGNPVLWWSPDPRCVIFPETFYFPKSMRRFTRRYTVHFDEAFGAVVALCASRPSTWITPAMQEAYEALHVKGMAHCVAVREKGELVGGVYGVCVGGIFCAESMVSLRPNASKVALWALFNVFNRGLVFVDAQVPNPHLMSLGAQLMPRDKYLDYVAREKNNPCGVGV encoded by the coding sequence GTGCTTAATTCTCTCCCCTTTTTGAAAGAAGGGGAGGCTTTTCCCGATCCATCTTCCGGACCTAAAGAAGGGTTGTTGGCGTGGGGTGGAGAGTTGAGTGTCTCACGCTTACGCACGGCCTATCGCTCGGGGATTTTTCCGTGGTTTAACGAAGGAAATCCTGTGTTGTGGTGGTCGCCAGATCCTCGTTGTGTGATTTTTCCTGAAACCTTCTACTTCCCTAAAAGCATGCGACGCTTTACCAGACGCTATACGGTACATTTTGATGAAGCCTTTGGCGCGGTGGTTGCCCTGTGTGCTTCGCGGCCTTCTACGTGGATTACCCCTGCGATGCAAGAGGCCTACGAAGCCTTACATGTAAAGGGGATGGCCCACTGTGTAGCAGTGCGTGAAAAGGGTGAATTGGTTGGCGGGGTGTATGGGGTGTGTGTGGGGGGGATTTTTTGTGCTGAATCCATGGTTTCTTTGCGTCCCAATGCGTCTAAAGTGGCGTTATGGGCTTTATTTAATGTCTTTAATCGGGGGCTAGTGTTTGTGGATGCGCAAGTGCCAAACCCCCATTTGATGAGCCTTGGCGCGCAGTTGATGCCGCGAGATAAGTATCTAGACTATGTGGCGCGTGAAAAAAATAATCCGTGTGGAGTAGGGGTGTAA
- the clpA gene encoding ATP-dependent Clp protease ATP-binding subunit ClpA has product MMLNPALNSALGSALEFAKDRRHEYISLEHIFYALLHVDATVALLEACNANVDVLRQKALHHLESHFSTLPHDVPHEPFETVALSRTIERMLSHVKGAQKNEASVEDMLVALFEEEQAYSVYLLAQQGVTKLMVLEAITARSEERGEAKALELYTVDLVELAKEGGIDPLIGREEEVTRMQQVLCRRKKNNPLLVGEPGVGKTAIVEGLALAIAAQKVPAILEHARVFALDVGALLSGAKYRGDFEKRLKEVLKELSKISGAILFIDEIHTIVGAGATSGGAMDLSNLLKPALASGKLRCIGATTYGEYRNFFDKDKALSRRFAKIDVPEPSMEDSYKILLGLSERYEAHHGVHFPPKVLKATVELAKRHINDRFLPDAAIDLMDEVGASFHLSPRKRTQVRLSDVETTLAKIANIPSLHVNLNDTTVLQTLGETLRATVFGQDAAIDVLTSAIKRSRAGLGNPEAPIGAFLFAGPTGVGKTEVAKQLSRALGVHFERYDMSEYMEKHTVSRLIGAPPGYVGFEEGGQLTEAIRKHPYTVLLLDEIEKAHPDLLNILLQVFDSAVLTDNNGAKTDFRNVIVIMTSNLGTKEGAQMGFTKTASFKADGAIKAFFAPEFRNRLDAIVHFEALQPSHMLRVVEKMLKELEGQLVAKKIIITASEKAKAYLAQKGYSQELGARVMRRVIQEEVKAPLTDEILFGALKDGGVVQLDFSKNTLQFRYTRA; this is encoded by the coding sequence ATGATGTTAAATCCCGCTTTAAATTCAGCCCTAGGTAGTGCGCTTGAATTTGCCAAAGACCGTCGCCATGAGTACATTTCCCTAGAGCATATCTTCTATGCTCTTTTACATGTAGACGCTACGGTGGCGCTTTTGGAGGCGTGCAATGCCAATGTGGACGTGTTGCGTCAAAAAGCCTTGCACCACCTTGAATCCCATTTTAGCACCTTGCCGCACGATGTGCCTCACGAACCTTTTGAGACCGTGGCGCTGAGCCGAACTATCGAGCGAATGCTCTCTCATGTGAAAGGCGCGCAAAAAAACGAAGCCAGTGTCGAAGACATGCTTGTGGCACTTTTTGAGGAAGAGCAAGCCTACAGCGTCTATTTGTTGGCGCAACAAGGGGTAACGAAGCTCATGGTGCTAGAAGCCATCACTGCGCGTAGCGAGGAGCGAGGTGAGGCTAAAGCCTTGGAATTGTACACGGTTGATTTGGTAGAACTTGCGAAGGAGGGGGGCATTGACCCGCTCATTGGGCGCGAAGAGGAAGTGACGCGCATGCAGCAAGTGCTGTGTCGCCGCAAGAAAAACAACCCGCTACTAGTGGGCGAACCAGGGGTTGGAAAAACCGCCATCGTGGAAGGGTTGGCCTTGGCGATTGCGGCGCAAAAAGTGCCCGCCATCTTAGAACACGCGCGCGTGTTTGCGTTGGACGTGGGTGCGCTTTTATCGGGGGCAAAATACCGTGGAGATTTTGAAAAACGCCTCAAAGAAGTCCTTAAAGAGCTCTCTAAAATCTCAGGAGCTATTTTATTTATCGATGAAATTCACACCATCGTGGGAGCTGGAGCCACCAGTGGCGGGGCGATGGATTTATCCAACTTGCTTAAACCCGCCCTAGCTTCGGGAAAACTGCGCTGCATTGGGGCTACGACCTATGGTGAATACCGCAATTTTTTCGACAAAGACAAAGCCCTTAGCCGTAGGTTTGCCAAAATCGACGTGCCAGAGCCTTCCATGGAAGATTCGTACAAGATTTTGTTGGGACTGAGTGAACGTTATGAAGCCCACCATGGGGTCCATTTTCCGCCCAAAGTTCTCAAAGCGACCGTGGAACTTGCCAAGCGCCATATTAACGACCGTTTTTTACCTGACGCGGCGATTGATTTGATGGACGAAGTGGGGGCTTCCTTTCATTTGAGTCCTCGAAAACGCACGCAAGTACGCTTGAGCGATGTGGAAACAACTTTGGCGAAAATCGCCAATATTCCCTCCTTACATGTAAACCTTAACGACACCACCGTGCTTCAAACTTTGGGTGAAACATTAAGGGCAACAGTGTTTGGACAAGACGCGGCCATTGACGTGCTTACCAGTGCTATTAAACGTTCTCGTGCAGGGCTTGGCAATCCTGAAGCACCTATTGGTGCGTTTTTATTTGCAGGACCCACGGGCGTGGGAAAAACAGAAGTGGCGAAGCAACTTAGCCGTGCGCTTGGCGTGCATTTTGAGCGGTATGACATGAGCGAATACATGGAAAAACACACCGTGAGCCGCTTGATTGGCGCGCCTCCTGGGTACGTGGGGTTTGAAGAGGGCGGACAGCTCACCGAAGCCATCCGTAAGCATCCCTATACCGTGTTGTTGCTCGATGAAATCGAAAAAGCCCATCCTGATTTGCTGAACATTTTGCTTCAAGTGTTTGACTCCGCCGTCTTGACGGACAACAACGGCGCAAAGACCGACTTTCGCAATGTGATTGTCATTATGACATCCAACCTTGGCACCAAAGAAGGGGCGCAAATGGGCTTTACCAAAACCGCTTCTTTTAAGGCCGATGGCGCGATTAAGGCGTTTTTTGCTCCCGAGTTTCGTAACCGACTCGACGCAATTGTCCATTTTGAAGCTTTGCAACCTAGCCACATGTTGCGCGTGGTAGAAAAAATGCTCAAAGAGCTTGAAGGGCAACTCGTCGCCAAAAAAATCATCATCACCGCTTCGGAAAAAGCCAAAGCCTATTTGGCCCAAAAAGGCTACAGCCAAGAGCTAGGCGCGCGCGTGATGCGACGGGTTATCCAAGAAGAAGTCAAAGCGCCTTTGACCGATGAAATCCTTTTTGGCGCGCTCAAAGACGGGGGCGTGGTACAGTTGGATTTTTCTAAAAATACCTTGCAATTTCGCTATACCCGTGCTTAA
- the clpS gene encoding ATP-dependent Clp protease adapter ClpS: MAFKEELDTDLWVEVTPPRLYKVLLLNDDFTSMDFVVRVLVELFHHSHEKALEVMLAIHEKGRGVCGVYTREIAETKVVQVHRLAKSNAFPLRAVMEEE; this comes from the coding sequence ATGGCTTTTAAAGAAGAGCTCGACACGGACCTTTGGGTAGAAGTAACACCACCACGACTCTATAAGGTGTTACTTTTAAATGATGATTTTACGAGCATGGACTTTGTGGTGCGCGTGTTGGTGGAGCTGTTTCATCACAGCCACGAAAAAGCCCTTGAAGTGATGCTTGCTATCCATGAAAAAGGGCGTGGTGTGTGCGGGGTATATACACGAGAAATCGCCGAAACAAAAGTGGTGCAAGTGCATCGATTAGCCAAAAGCAACGCGTTTCCTTTGCGTGCTGTCATGGAGGAAGAATAA
- a CDS encoding TlpA family protein disulfide reductase: MNWKTILVGTLLALGLSGCMTDKPEDGPAPRLKPYTAGEKIVLQNVHGGAKTLVRTEKGFVVEGEEEKVVMVDIFGTFCQPCKEEAPHLTDLQLRRNGEFVIIALTHLEEVSDDYVRENFSGQYNAYYFISNGKDNARIAQSVTDDIEYRSALQVPFKVMLKGGEYQHITDVWEKKPENLYYIGKIDTAVIEEDLNKILER, from the coding sequence ATGAATTGGAAGACCATACTCGTAGGAACCCTGCTTGCACTAGGCTTAAGTGGGTGCATGACAGACAAGCCAGAAGATGGCCCCGCACCGCGTTTAAAGCCTTATACAGCGGGTGAAAAAATTGTGCTCCAAAATGTCCACGGTGGGGCAAAAACCCTTGTACGCACCGAAAAAGGTTTTGTGGTAGAGGGTGAAGAAGAGAAGGTTGTGATGGTGGATATTTTTGGCACCTTTTGCCAGCCGTGCAAAGAAGAAGCCCCGCACCTTACCGACTTGCAATTGCGCCGTAATGGGGAGTTTGTCATCATTGCGTTGACACACCTTGAAGAGGTGAGTGATGACTATGTGCGGGAAAATTTTTCAGGGCAGTACAATGCCTATTATTTCATTAGCAATGGCAAAGACAACGCGCGCATTGCCCAAAGTGTCACCGATGACATTGAGTATAGGTCCGCACTGCAAGTGCCTTTTAAGGTAATGCTCAAAGGGGGTGAATACCAACACATCACCGATGTGTGGGAGAAAAAACCTGAGAATTTGTATTACATCGGGAAGATTGACACGGCGGTGATTGAAGAAGATTTGAATAAGATTTTGGAACGCTAA